A window of the Hordeum vulgare subsp. vulgare chromosome 5H, MorexV3_pseudomolecules_assembly, whole genome shotgun sequence genome harbors these coding sequences:
- the LOC123398971 gene encoding skin secretory protein xP2-like: MAGLPRFVGPLVVLLLLVSPAQPTPYSDNLQDACNKTLFPKVCIQSLTTNPESRTADARRLAELSVYVAKEVGTTVAAFAHHELNGIKDDILFKCLDGCSDDIEETVAHLSALTREPTNAKFLEVKSWLSATLGGSSTCEESCKDAPVSDVKNGVVTKSLEFEKLLRVTLDLITEASGSMSGVVAVPPTAWDASAPGSYGASAPESSESASAPESSDSASTTGSSGSSAPTSEAPSAGAPAPSNAPTSDAPSADAPTPSYGSSASGSGAPAPSNAPTSDAPSADAPAPSYGAASGPAADAPSSSPSDSDAPSSGAADSPSSGSAGAPSYGSAAAPSHGSAGAPSPSGADASSPSGADAPSPSGADAPDADSPA, encoded by the coding sequence ACAACCTCCAGGACGCGTGCAACAAGACGTTGTTCCCCAAAGTTTGCATCCAGTCGCTGACAACCAACCCGGAGTCCCGGACAGCGGACGCGCGCCGGCTAGCGGAGCTGTCCGTGTACGTGGCCAAGGAGGTGGGCACGACGGTGGCAGCGTTCGCTCACCACGAGCTCAACGGTATCAAGGATGACATCCTGTTCAAGTGCCTCGACGGCTGCTCCGACGACATTGAAGAGACAGTGGCGCACCTGAGCGCCCTCACCCGCGAGCCCACCAACGCCAAGTTCCTCGAGGTCAAGTCCTGGCTCTCCGCCACGCTGGGCGGCTCGTCCACCTGCGAGGAGAGCTGCAAGGACGCGCCCGTCAGCGATGTCAAGAACGGCGTCGTAACCAAGAGCCTCGAGTTCGAGAAGCTGCTCCGCGTCACGTTAGACCTCATCACCGAGGCGTCTGGATCCATGTCCGGCGTCGTCGCCGTGCCGCCCACGGCCTGGGACGCCAGCGCTCCAGGTTCCTACGGCGCCAGCGCACCTGAGTCGTCTGAGAGTGCCAGCGCACCTGAGTCGTCCGACAGTGCTAGCACGACGGGCTCTTCCGGCTCCAGCGCACCGACCTCCGAAGCACCATCTGCTGGAGCGCCGGCGCCGTCGAACGCACCTACTTCCGACGCACCGTCAGCTGACGCGCCGACCCCCTCCTACGGATCCAGCGCATCGGGCTCCGGTGCACCAGCACCCTCGAACGCACCAACCTCCGACGCACCGTCAGCTGACGCGCCGGCCCCCTCCTATGGCGCCGCCAGCGGACCAGCTGCCGATGCACCGTCGTCATCCCCATCGGACTCGGACGCGCCATCTTCCGGAGCTGCCGACTCGCCATCCTCAGGGTCTGCCGGCGCACCATCATACGGGTCTGCCGCCGCACCATCGCACGGGTCTGCCGGCGCTCCGTCACCGTCCGGCGCCGACGCTTCGTCCCCTTCCGGCGCCGACGCTCCGTCCCCTTCCGGCGCCGACGCTCCTGACGCCGATTCGCCTGCATGA